The following proteins are co-located in the Mobula hypostoma chromosome 4, sMobHyp1.1, whole genome shotgun sequence genome:
- the LOC134344748 gene encoding apolipoprotein D-like: MMQLLYLSLLFATQFCSIARGSFGPCKHHNVQENFTMSQYLGTWYEIERSGSTDSDTRCIKEKYSINEEHKIELLTQYVEKGNSLNIHKGDVFYSSTEKNPAKFFFRITNEYERWGSFGMSPLDHILMPYWVLATDYTTYSLVLSCASALITHHDYIWILGRERQLSKNVTDYLHEILKTSNINVNLVPIDQHNCTVVY, translated from the exons ATGATGCAGCTGCTGTACCTGTCGTTGCTGTTTGCGACCCAATTTTGTTCCATTGCAAGGGGAAGCTTCGGTCCCTGTAAACATCATAATGTTCAAGAAAATTTCACCATGTCTCAG TATTTGGGAACATGGTATGAAATTGAACGATCTGGTTCTACTGACAGTGACACCAGGTGCATTAAGGAAAAATACTCAATAAACGAAGAACATAAGATTGAgctcctgacacagtatgtgga GAAAGGCAATTCTCTAAATATTCATAAAGGAGATGTATTTTACTCTTCTACTGAGAAAAATCCAgccaaatttttcttcagaattaCAAATG AATATGAACGGTGGGGCAGTTTTGGCATGAGTCCATTGG ACCACATCCTTATGCCATACTGGGTATTGGCCACCGACTATACAACTTACTCTCTGGTGCTCTCATGCGCCAGTGCTCTTATAACGCACCATGATTATATCTGGATTTTGGGAAGGGAACGGCAGTTATCAAAGAATGTCACTGATTACCTGCATGAAATATTGAAGACATCTAATATCAATGTTAATTTAGTTCCAATTGATCAGCATAATTGCACTGTAGTGTACTGA